In candidate division WOR-3 bacterium, one DNA window encodes the following:
- a CDS encoding GGDEF domain-containing protein: MKILLLNFPYILNFLWDKNKTKLILKEILNSNKKSFFLYKKIKDKYVLIECMNLDKSLLPEEIEYRDIHFKEVPYISSLIFEELKDSIIFPFFSYDKTIGFIGTREKDLKDDEILFFYFLSLLYELIDFQEKIEDLVTKDDLTDLSNSKFFLVSLRKLLSDKSNFPVTVIFMDLDNFKEINDLHGHFVGGRVLQKVGEFLKNFFISSDYSYAIISRYGGDEFSFIFPKTSLEEGLVIANTI; this comes from the coding sequence TTGAAAATTTTACTCCTTAATTTCCCTTATATTTTGAATTTTTTGTGGGATAAGAATAAAACAAAATTGATACTTAAAGAGATATTAAATTCTAATAAAAAAAGTTTTTTTCTTTATAAAAAAATTAAAGACAAATATGTTCTGATTGAGTGTATGAATTTAGATAAAAGTCTTCTGCCTGAAGAGATTGAATACAGGGATATACATTTTAAGGAAGTTCCCTATATTTCTTCTTTAATTTTTGAAGAGTTAAAAGATTCAATAATTTTTCCCTTTTTTAGTTACGACAAAACAATAGGTTTTATAGGAACAAGAGAAAAGGATTTGAAAGATGATGAAATTTTGTTTTTTTATTTCCTTTCACTTTTGTATGAATTAATTGATTTTCAGGAAAAAATTGAGGATCTTGTTACCAAGGATGATCTTACAGATTTAAGCAATTCAAAGTTTTTCCTTGTCTCTTTAAGAAAACTTTTAAGTGATAAAAGTAATTTTCCAGTTACAGTTATTTTTATGGACCTTGATAATTTTAAGGAGATAAACGATTTACACGGTCATTTTGTGGGTGGAAGGGTTTTGCAGAAGGTAGGAGAATTTTTAAAGAATTTTTTCATTTCAAGTGACTATTCTTATGCAATAATTTCAAGATATGGTGGTGATGAATTTTCTTTTATTTTTCCAAAAACTTCTCTTGAGGAGGGTCTTGTTATTGCTAATACTATT
- a CDS encoding type IV pilus twitching motility protein PilT, with translation MLSLLQEMVQRGATDLHISAGAPPMFRIDGVLVPSSYPPVTPEQAQALAYSVMRDEHKKKFEEEWECDFSFGISGLSRFRANVYKQRGTVSIAIRTIPFRIRSFEELGIPPVIPELATRPKGLILVTGPTGCGKSTTLAALIDKINSERRCHIITIEDPIEYLFANKKALISQRQVESDTKSFKAALKYALRQDPDVVMIGEMRDYETIAAALTIAETGHLTLATLHTNSAVESVNRIIDVFPPHQQQQVRAQLAFVLLGVVTQALLPKIGGGRVLACEVLVATPAVRALIRDNKLHQIYGVIQASQKFGMQTMNQSIFKLYMERKITLETALSFSPNPEELEQMIKEKLPSMR, from the coding sequence ATGCTTTCTCTTTTACAGGAGATGGTTCAGAGAGGGGCAACCGACCTTCATATTTCTGCTGGTGCACCCCCTATGTTTAGAATTGATGGAGTACTTGTTCCTTCCTCTTATCCTCCTGTTACACCGGAGCAGGCACAGGCTCTTGCCTATTCAGTTATGAGAGATGAGCATAAGAAAAAATTTGAAGAAGAGTGGGAATGTGATTTTTCTTTTGGAATTTCAGGACTTTCAAGATTCAGGGCGAATGTATATAAGCAAAGAGGAACAGTTTCAATTGCTATAAGAACTATACCTTTCAGAATCAGAAGTTTTGAGGAACTTGGAATACCACCTGTTATTCCAGAACTTGCAACAAGACCAAAGGGACTTATTCTTGTAACAGGTCCAACAGGTTGTGGTAAATCAACAACCCTTGCAGCACTAATAGACAAAATTAATTCAGAAAGAAGATGTCATATAATTACGATTGAAGACCCTATAGAATATCTCTTTGCTAATAAAAAAGCTTTGATCTCACAGAGACAGGTTGAAAGTGATACGAAATCTTTTAAGGCTGCCTTAAAGTATGCTTTAAGACAGGATCCAGATGTTGTAATGATAGGAGAGATGAGAGATTATGAAACAATAGCTGCTGCATTAACTATTGCAGAAACAGGACACTTAACACTAGCTACACTTCATACTAATTCAGCTGTTGAATCTGTTAACAGGATTATTGATGTTTTTCCACCACATCAACAACAGCAGGTAAGAGCTCAGCTTGCCTTTGTTCTGCTCGGTGTTGTTACTCAGGCTCTTTTACCAAAAATTGGAGGTGGAAGAGTTCTTGCCTGTGAAGTTCTTGTGGCAACACCTGCAGTTAGAGCTTTAATAAGGGATAATAAATTACATCAGATTTACGGAGTAATTCAGGCTTCTCAGAAATTTGGAATGCAGACAATGAACCAGTCTATATTTAAACTTTATATGGAAAGAAAAATTACATTAGAGACAGCACTATCTTTTTCGCCCAACCCTGAAGAACTTGAACAGATGATAAAAGAAAAATTGCCTTCAATGAGATAA
- the pilB gene encoding type IV-A pilus assembly ATPase PilB yields MALKIGELLIKHGLITKEQLEEALKKQKELGKRLGSTLVELGYITEKQLVEVLAKQLGVPAIDLSDIKIPDEVLKLLPPDICFQYEVLPLARKANILFLAMVDPSNIQALENVKFITGLDVEPVIAAESALRRSLEKFFSGYKKEIAKIEELKKKEKEEELIGLDLEDVEVEDYEENLDEKEILKLSKDTQITKIVNKIIKDAVTKRASDIHIEPFEKVLRVRLRIDGVLQVYADLPQRLKTGVVSRIKLMCSPNLDISERRKPQDGRIQLKLKDDNGNERMIDFRVSVVPTVFGEKVVMRILDKSGLSLDLKVLGFEEDDLQRFLKAIHSPYGIILVTGPTGSGKTTTLYSALSTINTPDRQIITIEDPVEYNIEGINQVQVNREVDLDFANALRAFLRQSPDVILVGEIRDSETAEIAIRAALTGHLVFSTIHTNDAPTTIDRLVDLGIQPYLISSSVILIQAQRLVRRICQKCKREVTYDPELIKELGIPEKEIPNMKFYKGEGCEVCNNTGYKGRIGIYEVMTISPRIREMILNRATSDQIREVAREEGMHTLREDGIRKILKGITTLEEVLRVTAGGEE; encoded by the coding sequence ATGGCTCTAAAAATTGGAGAACTTTTAATAAAACACGGTCTTATAACAAAGGAGCAACTTGAAGAGGCATTAAAAAAACAAAAAGAACTTGGTAAAAGGCTCGGTTCAACCCTTGTGGAACTTGGTTATATTACTGAAAAACAGCTTGTTGAGGTTCTTGCAAAACAGCTCGGTGTCCCTGCTATTGATCTTTCTGATATAAAAATTCCTGATGAAGTTTTAAAACTTTTGCCTCCTGATATCTGTTTTCAGTATGAGGTTCTTCCCCTTGCAAGAAAAGCAAATATTCTATTTCTCGCTATGGTTGATCCCTCAAATATTCAGGCTCTTGAGAATGTTAAATTTATAACAGGACTGGATGTAGAACCAGTTATTGCGGCAGAATCGGCTCTTAGAAGATCACTTGAAAAGTTTTTCTCGGGTTATAAAAAGGAAATAGCAAAGATAGAAGAATTGAAGAAAAAAGAAAAAGAAGAGGAACTCATAGGCCTTGATTTAGAAGATGTGGAAGTAGAGGATTATGAGGAAAATCTTGATGAAAAAGAGATTTTAAAGTTAAGTAAAGATACCCAGATAACGAAAATTGTTAATAAAATAATAAAAGATGCTGTTACAAAAAGAGCCTCTGATATTCATATTGAACCTTTTGAAAAGGTTTTAAGAGTTAGGTTGAGAATAGACGGAGTTTTGCAGGTTTATGCAGATCTCCCCCAGAGATTAAAAACAGGAGTTGTTTCAAGGATAAAGCTTATGTGCAGTCCTAATCTTGACATATCTGAAAGGAGAAAGCCACAAGATGGGAGAATTCAATTAAAATTAAAGGATGATAATGGTAATGAGAGAATGATTGATTTCCGTGTTTCAGTTGTTCCTACGGTTTTTGGTGAAAAGGTGGTAATGAGGATTCTTGATAAATCAGGGCTTAGTCTTGATCTAAAGGTGCTTGGTTTTGAGGAAGATGATCTTCAAAGATTTTTAAAAGCAATTCATTCACCTTATGGAATAATACTTGTAACAGGTCCTACAGGAAGTGGTAAAACAACAACTCTATATTCAGCTCTTTCTACCATTAATACCCCTGATAGACAAATTATAACGATAGAGGACCCTGTTGAATATAACATAGAAGGGATAAATCAGGTTCAGGTTAATAGGGAAGTTGATCTTGATTTTGCAAATGCTTTAAGGGCTTTTTTAAGACAATCTCCTGATGTTATTCTTGTGGGAGAGATAAGAGATTCAGAAACAGCTGAAATAGCAATAAGAGCTGCACTAACAGGTCATCTTGTTTTTTCAACAATACATACAAATGATGCTCCGACAACGATTGACAGGTTAGTTGATTTGGGTATTCAGCCTTATTTGATTAGTTCATCTGTGATATTAATTCAGGCTCAAAGACTTGTAAGGAGAATCTGTCAGAAATGTAAAAGGGAAGTTACTTATGATCCTGAACTTATAAAAGAACTTGGAATTCCAGAAAAAGAGATTCCAAATATGAAATTTTATAAAGGAGAAGGTTGTGAAGTCTGCAATAATACGGGTTATAAGGGAAGGATAGGTATATACGAGGTTATGACAATATCACCAAGAATAAGAGAGATGATTTTAAATCGTGCGACATCGGACCAGATAAGGGAGGTTGCAAGAGAAGAAGGTATGCATACTTTGAGGGAAGATGGAATAAGAAAAATTTTAAAGGGTATAACAACTCTTGAAGAAGTTTTGAGAGTTACAGCAGGAGGAGAAGAATAA
- a CDS encoding ATPase, T2SS/T4P/T4SS family: MKRIKRIGEMLIDAGVINEEQLKKALEMQKKNGKRLGSILLELGYASEDDILKVLAEQYGNIPVAKAKHFENIPEEVIKLIPPHVVARYDIIPLAKKGNKLFLAMANPDDHFAIEDVRFLTKLEIVPLITLEDYIKDAIKKYYKVEDMMDQIVKIESEDMGIEVISGGSGIEKRTGSGAIEESIDNLTGKDLDLSIEEILVTSDDDKSLTHDKIEDEAEDITAIKDETSPVVKLVNAILFEGIRRKASDIHIEPYEKDLRVRYRIDGVLQEVLKRDVKLIRPIVARIKAMAKMKLEEKRRPQDGRIRLKLGDKRIDVRVATVPTVYGEKVAMRILDRSAIELNLDALGFEEESLKIFRKALKNPNGIILVTGPTGSGKTTTLYSALQELNSIEVNISTVEDPVEFTLHGINQVQVKEEVGMTFAAGLKAFLRQDPDIIMVGEIRDLETAEIAIRASLTGHLVLSTVHTNTAAATVTRLVNMNIEPFLIASTLLVVVSQRLIRKICENCKEEYKPEELVLVDLSPENPDRLRGAKFYRGKGCEKCFKTGYRGRTGLYEVMPITRRIRELILKKAPTFEIEKAAVEEGMITLREAGIRKILRGITTPEEVLKETKIE; the protein is encoded by the coding sequence ATGAAAAGAATAAAAAGAATCGGTGAAATGCTTATAGATGCTGGAGTTATAAATGAAGAACAGTTAAAGAAAGCTCTTGAGATGCAGAAAAAAAATGGTAAAAGGCTTGGTTCTATTTTACTTGAGTTAGGATATGCTTCAGAGGATGATATTTTAAAAGTTTTAGCAGAGCAATACGGAAATATACCTGTAGCAAAAGCTAAACATTTTGAGAACATTCCAGAAGAGGTTATAAAACTTATTCCACCTCATGTTGTTGCAAGATACGATATTATACCACTTGCCAAAAAAGGGAATAAGTTATTTCTTGCAATGGCCAATCCAGATGATCATTTTGCAATTGAAGATGTCAGGTTTTTAACAAAGCTTGAAATTGTTCCTCTTATTACCCTTGAAGATTACATTAAAGATGCAATTAAAAAATATTATAAGGTTGAGGATATGATGGATCAGATAGTTAAGATTGAAAGTGAAGATATGGGAATAGAGGTAATTAGTGGAGGATCCGGTATTGAAAAGAGAACAGGTTCTGGAGCAATAGAAGAATCGATTGATAATTTAACTGGCAAGGATCTTGATTTAAGTATAGAAGAAATTCTTGTAACTTCTGATGATGATAAAAGTTTGACTCATGATAAAATAGAGGATGAAGCAGAAGATATTACAGCCATAAAAGATGAAACATCACCTGTTGTTAAACTTGTAAATGCTATTCTTTTTGAAGGAATAAGAAGGAAAGCTTCTGATATACATATTGAACCCTACGAAAAAGATTTAAGGGTTAGATATAGGATTGACGGTGTACTTCAGGAGGTTTTAAAGAGGGATGTAAAATTAATAAGACCTATTGTGGCAAGAATAAAAGCAATGGCGAAAATGAAACTTGAGGAAAAGAGAAGACCACAGGATGGAAGAATAAGGCTAAAGTTAGGGGACAAGAGGATTGATGTTCGCGTTGCCACTGTTCCAACGGTTTATGGAGAAAAAGTTGCTATGAGAATTTTGGATAGATCTGCAATAGAATTAAATTTGGATGCTCTTGGATTTGAAGAAGAGTCTTTAAAAATTTTCAGGAAAGCACTTAAAAATCCCAATGGAATAATTCTTGTTACAGGACCCACTGGAAGTGGAAAAACAACAACCCTTTATTCTGCCCTTCAGGAGCTTAATTCAATAGAAGTTAATATTTCCACTGTGGAAGATCCTGTTGAGTTTACACTTCATGGTATAAATCAGGTTCAGGTAAAGGAAGAGGTAGGTATGACTTTTGCTGCTGGTTTAAAAGCTTTTTTAAGACAGGACCCTGATATAATAATGGTAGGAGAAATTCGTGATCTTGAAACAGCAGAAATCGCTATAAGGGCATCTTTAACAGGTCACCTTGTTTTATCCACTGTTCATACAAACACAGCTGCTGCAACTGTTACCCGTCTTGTAAATATGAATATTGAACCTTTCTTAATTGCCTCAACTCTTTTAGTTGTAGTTTCCCAGAGACTTATCAGAAAAATTTGTGAGAATTGCAAGGAGGAATATAAACCAGAGGAGCTAGTTTTAGTAGATTTATCTCCTGAAAATCCAGATAGATTAAGAGGGGCTAAATTTTACAGGGGAAAGGGTTGTGAAAAATGTTTTAAAACAGGATATAGAGGAAGAACTGGACTCTATGAAGTAATGCCAATAACCAGGAGGATAAGGGAACTTATATTAAAAAAGGCTCCTACCTTTGAAATTGAAAAAGCTGCAGTGGAGGAAGGAATGATTACACTAAGAGAGGCAGGAATAAGGAAAATTTTGAGAGGTATAACAACACCGGAAGAAGTTTTAAAAGAAACAAAAATTGAATAA
- a CDS encoding nicotinamide-nucleotide amidohydrolase family protein, which yields MNFKISCITTGSEILRGFRVDSDFYYLAKKLGEIGREISFHLTVPDSKEEIKEALSICLKKSDIVFIIGGLGPTVDDLTRESISEFVEIPLVFNEDIFRELKKREESLSEKEHRKYGLFPQGAKLYINEVGLAHAFLVEKDGKKIFALPGPKNEFEYTLNKILKDFEVDESYLVLYFDLPFKKEIEIQDRLKDKLDLNFLFFLPYTGGVVLGIKGIKEEVLKFKEIIKDEFKEEISSEGPLLLEEVVGKLLKEKGKTLSVAESCTGGLLASRITDVPGSSEYFIGGVVAYSNEIKKKILKVKEEDLLKFGAVSEPVVRDMAKNVREIFGSDFGLSISGIAGPTGGTKEKPVGTVYFSISYEKETLVFKNLFKGTRVEIKFQSSHFILNELRKLLLKV from the coding sequence GTGAATTTTAAAATTTCCTGTATTACAACAGGAAGCGAAATTTTAAGAGGTTTTAGAGTCGATTCAGATTTTTATTATCTTGCAAAAAAGCTTGGGGAAATAGGAAGAGAAATTAGTTTTCATTTGACTGTTCCTGATTCAAAAGAGGAAATAAAAGAAGCTCTTTCTATTTGTTTAAAAAAGAGTGATATAGTTTTTATAATAGGTGGTCTTGGTCCAACTGTAGATGACTTGACAAGAGAAAGTATTTCTGAATTTGTAGAAATTCCCCTTGTTTTTAATGAGGATATTTTTAGAGAACTAAAAAAGAGGGAAGAAAGTTTATCTGAAAAGGAACACAGAAAGTATGGTCTTTTTCCTCAAGGCGCTAAGTTATATATAAATGAAGTAGGTTTAGCTCATGCTTTTCTTGTAGAAAAAGATGGGAAAAAAATATTTGCTTTACCAGGTCCAAAAAATGAATTTGAGTATACTCTGAATAAAATTTTGAAAGATTTTGAAGTTGATGAAAGTTATTTGGTTTTGTATTTTGATTTACCTTTTAAAAAAGAGATAGAGATTCAGGATAGATTAAAGGATAAACTTGATTTAAATTTTCTTTTTTTCCTTCCCTATACAGGTGGTGTTGTCCTTGGAATTAAAGGAATAAAAGAGGAAGTTTTAAAATTTAAAGAAATTATTAAGGATGAATTTAAAGAGGAAATTTCTTCAGAAGGTCCTTTGTTGCTCGAAGAGGTGGTCGGTAAATTATTAAAAGAAAAAGGTAAAACTTTGAGTGTAGCAGAAAGTTGTACAGGTGGTCTTTTAGCTTCGAGGATTACAGATGTGCCTGGAAGTTCAGAATATTTTATAGGGGGGGTGGTTGCTTATTCAAATGAAATAAAGAAAAAAATTTTGAAGGTAAAAGAAGAAGATCTTTTAAAATTTGGTGCTGTTTCTGAACCTGTTGTAAGGGATATGGCAAAGAATGTAAGAGAAATTTTTGGTTCAGATTTTGGACTTTCTATTTCAGGTATAGCAGGACCTACAGGGGGAACAAAAGAAAAACCAGTGGGGACAGTTTATTTTTCAATTTCCTATGAAAAGGAGACTTTAGTTTTTAAAAATTTATTTAAAGGAACAAGGGTGGAAATTAAATTTCAGAGTTCTCATTTTATATTGAATGAGTTGAGAAAATTGCTTTTAAAAGTTTAA
- a CDS encoding ADP-ribosylation factor-like protein, with protein sequence MALINYAAREINVKIVYYGPGLSGKTTNIKYIYEKLSPDLKGQLVSVATEQERTLFFDFLPIDLGNVRGFKTRFHLYTVPGQVFYNASRKLILKGVDGIVFVADSQIERMDENIESFENMIENLETYGLKLEDIPYVIQYNKRDLPNAASIEELQKNLNKDSVPYYEAVATIGKGVFETLKEIAKMVIRHLSSKTPA encoded by the coding sequence ATGGCTCTTATAAATTATGCTGCAAGAGAAATTAATGTTAAAATAGTGTATTATGGACCTGGGCTTTCCGGGAAGACGACAAATATAAAATACATATATGAAAAGCTTTCCCCTGATCTTAAAGGGCAATTAGTTTCTGTTGCAACAGAACAGGAAAGAACTTTGTTTTTTGATTTTCTTCCTATAGATCTTGGAAATGTTAGAGGATTTAAAACAAGATTTCATCTATATACAGTTCCAGGACAGGTTTTTTATAATGCTTCAAGGAAGCTTATTTTAAAGGGTGTTGATGGTATAGTTTTTGTGGCAGATTCTCAGATAGAAAGGATGGATGAAAATATTGAAAGTTTTGAAAATATGATAGAGAATCTTGAGACCTATGGGTTAAAATTAGAGGATATACCCTATGTAATTCAGTATAACAAAAGAGATTTACCAAATGCTGCTTCAATAGAAGAACTTCAAAAGAATTTAAATAAAGATAGTGTTCCCTATTATGAAGCAGTCGCAACTATCGGAAAGGGTGTTTTTGAAACTTTAAAAGAAATAGCGAAGATGGTTATAAGGCACTTATCAAGTAAAACCCCTGCGTGA
- a CDS encoding roadblock/LC7 domain-containing protein, protein MSEYKYIEESFKKVETILKKLKETSNSNAVLLIDKAGQLITSIGDISGFDLVSFATLSAADFGATSQLAELIGEKSFSSLYHQGEKNSLFISLVANRVILAVLFDSKTTLGLVKVRTKHASEELEKVLDELFEKLKVAPTKEVFDKSFIKEAEEELDKLFGP, encoded by the coding sequence ATGAGTGAATATAAATATATTGAGGAAAGCTTTAAGAAAGTAGAGACAATTTTGAAAAAATTAAAAGAAACTTCAAATTCAAATGCTGTTTTACTTATTGATAAAGCAGGACAATTAATTACCTCTATAGGTGATATAAGTGGTTTTGATTTAGTTTCTTTTGCTACTCTCTCAGCTGCTGATTTTGGTGCAACAAGTCAGCTGGCAGAACTGATAGGGGAAAAAAGTTTTTCTTCCCTTTACCATCAGGGTGAAAAAAACTCCCTATTTATTTCTCTTGTAGCAAATAGAGTTATTCTTGCCGTTCTTTTTGATTCCAAGACAACACTTGGACTTGTAAAAGTTAGAACCAAACATGCTTCTGAAGAACTGGAAAAAGTTCTCGATGAACTATTTGAGAAACTTAAGGTGGCACCTACAAAGGAAGTTTTTGATAAAAGTTTTATAAAAGAAGCAGAAGAAGAACTTGATAAACTTTTTGGACCTTAA
- the recR gene encoding recombination mediator RecR, with translation MNEIIKRLIEAFNELPGIGEKSAERIVFYLLDKPEERLSYFIERFKELKEKIKICSMCNNFDEEDPCKICRDERRENVLMIVPTPKEVWTFEKTGEFNGRYFVLGGLISPLENIYPEDLKLNSLFKILKEKKVEEIIFAFPPLPEGEVTIYFLIDKLKGYNFKMTKFRSGIPLGITFDYLDNYTLREVLKNREVIELK, from the coding sequence ATGAATGAAATTATAAAAAGGCTTATAGAGGCCTTTAATGAATTGCCGGGAATAGGAGAAAAATCTGCAGAGAGAATAGTTTTTTATCTTCTTGATAAGCCTGAGGAGAGGCTTTCTTATTTCATAGAGAGATTTAAAGAGTTGAAGGAGAAAATAAAAATATGCTCTATGTGTAATAATTTTGATGAAGAGGACCCATGTAAAATATGCAGAGATGAAAGAAGGGAAAATGTTTTGATGATAGTGCCAACTCCTAAGGAAGTCTGGACCTTTGAAAAAACAGGAGAGTTTAATGGTAGATATTTTGTCCTCGGTGGACTTATTTCTCCTCTTGAAAACATATATCCTGAGGATTTAAAATTAAATTCACTTTTTAAAATTTTAAAGGAGAAAAAAGTGGAGGAAATAATTTTTGCTTTTCCACCTTTACCTGAAGGTGAAGTCACAATCTATTTTTTAATTGATAAACTTAAAGGTTATAATTTTAAAATGACAAAATTTCGTTCAGGAATTCCACTTGGAATAACCTTTGATTATCTTGATAATTATACTTTAAGAGAAGTTTTAAAAAACAGGGAGGTGATAGAACTTAAATGA
- the ligA gene encoding NAD-dependent DNA ligase LigA, with product MNKEEIKKRILELRKEINYHNYRYYVLNDPVISDEEYDKLFRELLELEEKYPEFQSPDSPTRRIGEKPQEEFKPFNHKESMFSLQDARNEEELLEFDERIKRFLHLPMDKDIEYMAEPKIDGLSLEIVYEKGVFKASGTRGDGSVGEDVTLNVKTIKEVPLYLIENENFKIPDRIDVRGEVYMLIEDFKKLNEENLKKGEKTFANPRNAASGSLRQLDPKITAQRKLKFFAWGVGYFEGIKFETQEEVLNALKKFGLPVNPLIKKCKNIREVIDYYNRMKEERDSLPYEIDGIVVKVNSIRMQEELGFTIRSPRWAIAGKFPAKEVTTKIKEVIFQVGRTGIITPVAVFDPTPVGGVVVQRATLHNFDEIKRMDVRIGDYVFLRRAGDVIPEVVKVVKERRTGEEREILPPDKCPVCKGSVMKEGAYLKCISIDCPERLKGSLKHFVSKKAMDIEGIGTKLIDQLVDRKMVKSIADIYYLKYSDWIRLERMADKSVKNIMEAIEKSKKTTLERFIYALGIPLIGERGAQLLARRFGSIERLKNAKYIELRSIPEIGPEMAESIVSFFRNEKNIETINKLLNAGITFEEKKLKKGFFSGKTVVFTGALKNFTREEASKLVEEQGGRVSNTVSRSTDFVIVGEDPGSKYRKALEYKIPILNEEQFLEKLKESYE from the coding sequence ATGAATAAGGAGGAAATTAAAAAAAGAATATTAGAATTAAGAAAAGAAATTAACTATCATAATTACAGGTATTATGTTTTAAATGATCCTGTTATTTCTGATGAAGAATATGATAAATTATTCAGGGAACTTTTAGAATTGGAAGAGAAATACCCTGAGTTTCAATCACCTGATTCACCAACAAGACGTATAGGTGAAAAGCCACAGGAGGAATTCAAACCTTTTAATCATAAAGAGTCAATGTTTTCCCTTCAAGATGCAAGAAATGAGGAGGAACTACTTGAATTTGATGAAAGGATAAAGAGGTTTTTACACTTACCTATGGATAAAGATATAGAATATATGGCAGAGCCAAAAATTGATGGGCTCTCCTTAGAAATTGTTTATGAAAAGGGGGTATTTAAAGCTTCTGGAACAAGGGGTGATGGTTCAGTTGGAGAGGATGTGACTTTGAATGTAAAAACAATAAAAGAAGTTCCTCTATATTTAATTGAAAATGAAAATTTTAAAATTCCTGACAGGATAGATGTAAGGGGTGAAGTTTATATGCTCATAGAAGATTTTAAAAAGTTAAATGAGGAAAATCTAAAAAAAGGTGAAAAAACTTTTGCAAATCCAAGGAATGCTGCTTCGGGGTCACTGAGACAGCTTGACCCAAAAATAACAGCCCAGAGAAAACTCAAATTTTTTGCCTGGGGAGTAGGTTATTTTGAAGGAATAAAGTTTGAGACACAGGAGGAGGTATTAAATGCTCTTAAAAAATTCGGTCTCCCAGTAAATCCCTTGATTAAGAAGTGTAAAAATATTAGGGAAGTAATTGATTACTATAACAGAATGAAGGAAGAAAGAGACAGTTTACCCTATGAGATTGATGGAATTGTTGTAAAGGTAAACTCTATAAGAATGCAGGAGGAACTGGGTTTTACAATAAGGTCACCAAGGTGGGCAATTGCCGGGAAGTTTCCTGCAAAGGAAGTTACAACAAAAATAAAGGAGGTTATATTCCAGGTGGGGAGAACGGGAATAATAACACCAGTTGCTGTTTTTGATCCCACACCGGTTGGGGGGGTTGTTGTTCAGAGGGCAACTCTTCATAATTTTGATGAAATAAAAAGAATGGATGTTAGAATTGGGGATTATGTTTTTTTGAGAAGAGCAGGTGATGTAATTCCTGAAGTTGTGAAAGTTGTGAAGGAGAGAAGGACAGGGGAGGAAAGGGAAATATTGCCACCTGATAAATGTCCTGTTTGTAAGGGAAGTGTTATGAAGGAAGGTGCCTATTTAAAATGTATTTCAATTGATTGTCCCGAAAGATTGAAAGGTTCTCTTAAACATTTTGTAAGTAAGAAAGCAATGGATATAGAAGGCATAGGTACAAAACTCATAGATCAGCTGGTTGATAGAAAAATGGTTAAAAGTATAGCCGATATTTATTATCTCAAATACAGTGACTGGATTAGGTTAGAGAGAATGGCTGATAAGTCAGTAAAGAATATAATGGAAGCGATCGAGAAGAGTAAAAAAACAACTCTTGAGAGGTTCATTTATGCTCTTGGAATACCTTTGATTGGTGAAAGGGGAGCGCAACTTCTTGCAAGAAGATTTGGTTCAATTGAAAGATTGAAAAATGCAAAATATATTGAACTTAGAAGCATACCTGAAATAGGACCTGAAATGGCAGAATCAATTGTTTCTTTTTTCAGAAATGAAAAAAATATTGAAACTATAAATAAATTACTTAATGCAGGGATAACCTTTGAGGAAAAGAAATTAAAGAAGGGGTTTTTTAGTGGAAAAACAGTTGTGTTTACCGGGGCACTCAAGAATTTTACAAGGGAAGAGGCGTCAAAACTTGTGGAAGAACAAGGTGGAAGGGTTTCAAATACTGTTTCAAGGAGCACGGATTTTGTAATTGTTGGGGAAGACCCAGGTTCAAAATACAGAAAAGCTCTTGAATATAAGATTCCTATACTTAATGAGGAACAATTTTTGGAAAAATTGAAGGAATCATATGAATGA